GGGCTCGACCGAAATGGGTTCCGGCGGCGGCATCAAGTCGACCTTCTCCACCTGCTTCGGCGCACCGTTCTTTCCGCGCCCGGCCGGTGAATACGCTGAGCTGCTGATCAAGCGCATCCGCGGCTTCGGCTCCAAGGTCTACCTGGTCAACACCGGCTGGACCGGCGGCGGCTACGGCGTCGGCAAACGCTTCAACATCCCGACCACTCGCGGCGTCATTGCAGCGATCCAGAGCGGCGCGTTGATCGGTGCCGAGACCGAGCACCTTGATACCATCAATCTGGACGTGCCGTTGGCTGTGCCGGGCGTTGAGACGGGTCTGTTGAACCCACGTAATACCTGGGCCGACAAGGCTGCCTACGATGAAGCGGCGAAGGCGCTGGCCGGGTTGTTCATCGAGAACTTCAAGAAGTTTGAAGTGAGTGAGGCGATCAAGGCTGCGGGTCCTAAGTTGTAAGAACCGATCGTTGTGAAAAAGCCGCCTCTTGAGGCGGCTTTTTTGTGCGCAGCAGCTTAATGCGCGATGTGTAGAACCACGGCGCCGACCAGTACCAGCACAACCCCCAGCACCTGCACCGCCGACAAGCGTTCCTTGAAAAACACAAACCCCAGGATCGCCGCAATCCCACCTGACAACGTACTGATCACCGTCACCACCGCCACCGACCCTGTCATCGCCCCCCACGAAAAGGCCGAAAACCCGCCCAGGTTCATCAAGCTCGCGCCGGTCAATGTCGTGCAGTTTTTCAGCGGCGGGATCTTCAGGCCGTCCTTGATCTTCAACACCATCACCACCAGCACGCACAGGCCCACCAGGTAACCCAGCCACAACATGGTGATCGGCCCCAGCGCCGGCAGGGTGTAGCGGCCTTGCAGCCAGAAGCTGGTGCCATAAAGCAGCGAGGCGAGCATGGCGTAGGTGATGGAAAGGCGTGGGTTGTTGTGAGGTTCGCCGTTGTCCTTGTGGAGGCTGGAGAGGATCACGCCAATCACGCATAGGGCGATGCAGCCCAGCTGGGTCAAACTGATGTGTTCGCCGCTGGCCCAGGACAGCAATGTGGTGACCACGCCGTAGGACGTTACCAGCGGCGCGACAATGGCGGCTTTGCCGAGGGCGAAGGCCTTGGACAGGGCTAGGGCGCCGGAGACGGTGAGCAGGGCGGCAGCGATGCCCAGCAGCCAGACGCTCAGCGGCGCGTCGAGGGATTTGAACAGAAAGCTGGGGAGGATGACCAGCAGCAGGGTCATGATCAGGAAGCCGAGCGCCTGGCCGAAATAAACCGCGCGTTTAACGCCCACGGCGCGGGCGTTGAGGCCCACCAGAAAGTCCGTGCCGCCCCAGAGCAGCGCGGCCAGCAGGCCCATTGTTACGTCCATGTTCAGTCCTTATTGTGTACGCGGCTGGCCAGGTTAGCGCAGCTTCAAAATGTGGGAGCGGGCTTGCTCGCGAAGGCGGAGTGTCAGTCGCCAAAAAGGTTGGCTGATGCACCGCTTTCGCGAGCAAGCCCGCTCCCACATTTGGCCTTCAGTGAGTTCGAAAACTGTATTCGCTCAGCTGAGGTTTTCCAGCGTCTGCGTATCCCAACTGTGCGTCTTGATCGCCAGGTAGAGCATGCCGATGGTCAATGGCACCTTCTCGCCGCGCCCCTTGGCCCTGCGTTTGAGAAACACATCAAACACCGGCGGGTTGAAGTAACGATAAGTGTCGAAGTCGCCCAGGTCGAGCGCGAATTCCTGCTCCAGTGCTTCCATCAGTTGCTTGGCCTCACTGCCATCGCAGCCCAGGTCGAAGTTGATTGAGGTTTGCAGGCGAATGGTCTTGTGTTTCGGCAGGCCGATTTCTTCGTGCAGCAGTTGCAGGAGTTGCTGCATGACGGGGTCTTCGGGGAAGTTGGGGGCGAGGTTCATGGTGGGGGCACGCAGGAGTGGGGGAGGGGCATGGTTGCGTTGGAGGCGATATTTGTTTCGGGTGATCAAGAGCGCCAAGCCTATCAAGAATACGAAGACGGGTAGGAAGGGCATTCTCAGAATTATTGCTACGTAGGGTAGTAGGAACGTCAGGATAAGGCCTGTGGCGAGGAAGTTGATCGCGAAGCACTTTCTGAGCTTCGGGTTATTGATCTGGTAGTGCAGCACAACGTACACCCCCGTAAAGGCGACTATTTGAACGCAGAGATTCATGGCTTCTGACATCTCTTGGCTTCGAGAGCGAGGGTGTCCCAGCGTTTGGCCTTGATAGCTTGGTAGAGCATGCCGATGGTGAGTGGGGTTTTGCCTTCGCTGCCTCTGTCTACGTAGTGCAAATAGGCGTCGAAGCCGGGTCGTTTGAAGTAGCGGCCATTTTGGTAGTCGCCCAGTTTCATGCCCAAATCTTGCCTAAGCGCTGTGATCAGTTGCTTGGCTTCGACACTGCTGCAACCCAGATCATGGTTGATTGAGGTATTGAGGGTGACGGTAGAGTGCTTGGGCAGGCCGACATTCTCATGCAAAAGCTGAAGGAGATGGAGCATGACGGGATCGTCAGGGAAGTAAGGAGCCAGGTTCAGTGTGGGAGCAATGAGCAGTGGATGCGTGGATCTGACTCGGTTGTGACGGTTGCGGTCGAAATACAAACCCGAGCCGATCAAAATGGCACCTATTGGCAGGCTAGGCAGTTTGATTTCGTTTATCCAGTAAGGGAGCCATATTGCACAAATCAACCCTCCAGCCAATGTGGATAGGCCTAGATACTTCCTGACGTTTTGAGATTTAACTTTATTGTCGAGAGCAAAGTTCAACACGATAAAAATGATCCATTGGAGGTATTCAATCATTGAGTCAGCCTCCTAGGAATGGGACGACCAAGGCGGACATTGACCGTTGGGGGCCTATCCCGCCCTCAACCTGACCTTCAATTCCAATAATCACGTCGCCAGCGTGATAGCTGCGAATGATGCTTTTGGTGGTCAAACCCACCGAGGTGGCAACGACGTTTGCTGCTGGTTTTGAAAACGGGCGAATTGGCGCGCTGAAAGCGCCCGCTAATAATAAAGCGATGATTATCCCACGCTCATTGAGCAAATCCGCCTGTTGCCGGGTCAGCGGCTTGGCGATCACGACAGTCACCGTGCATGGCAAGTTACCAGCAAGCATTTTTTCGTAGAGATCCAGTAATCGATAGCGGACTTCGTTTGCGCTTCTACCCGCTTCTAAAAGGCAGAGGTTTGCCAACGTTTGTCGATTGGCAGGTAGAACGACAAGCCGAATCACCATAAAGGTGACGCCATAATGGCCGATGTGTTGAGTCCTTTCGATCTTCACGGGTTTTCGCCGAGACAGTTGAGAGGGTGCTATTTTCAGTCAGCTGCGGGTAACGTCTATAGAGGGTTGAGCGGGTGTTTGGATCAGTTTGGGAATGGGATGGCGCGGCGTTTGGCTGTTTCCTACAGCAGCTTCCGGTATTTATGGCTCGGCGGTGATTAGTCAGTAAGAGCTAGTCAATTGTGGTAGGTCGGGCTTGCCCGCGATGACGGTGGATCAGGTATGAAGATGTCGCCTAATGCTCCGCTATCGCAGGCAAGCCAGCTCCCACAGGGTTAGCTGTATGTCTGGCCAGTTTGTGTTGGATGGTGGGTCGCCGGTTGCAGCTGTACGTGTTGTGCGGCTTCCAGCAAATCACAGCCGTCCTGAACCAGCAGGTACAGGGCATTGATAATGTGGGAAATGTCTTTGAGGTCGGCGTGTTCGAAGGTCAGGCAGGAGAAAGTTTCGAGCAGGTCCGTGGCTGCGCGGATGCGTTGATGGGCGGCGGACTGGATGTCTTCGGCTTTGGCTTCGGTGTCGATGACAAGTGGGTGGCTGTCGGTGAAGTTGGTGCGCAGAAGGCGATAGCGATTGGTAGGGAAGTTAGGCTTTGTCATGGCAGAGTTCCAGTACAGATTCAAAGAAATACGCCAAACGAGTTGGCACGTTTGTCTCTGCTGTTTTTCGGGTGACCAAACCCGGTCGCTGATTTGGCAGCGACGGAACGAACCTTAGAAGTGAGTGTGTTTCCGGGCAATAAACAGATGGTTTAACCGTTCATAGCGTCTGATCGTTCCCACACTTCTGCGTGGGAATGCATCCCGTGACGCTCTGCGTCACCCATCCTGAGGTTCAGGCCGTGCACTGATGGAGGTGTCGAGTTCGCAAGGCAGGTACCTGGCAAGGACCGTGGCTCTGGTTGGCAGCGCATTGTCGACATCGGACGGTTTGGTGTCGAAGCCTGCCAGACGCAAGCTGGCGAGATAGTTGGAGCGTTGGATCTGCTTGTAGTAAGCCTGTTTCTGCTTAAACGTCATCTCTTCCACGGCGCAGTTCTCCAAGACAAAGGCTGGTTTCATCGTGCAGTCAGTGTTCGCTATAACCACGTCACATTTCTTATAAAAAATCCGCCAGCGCTCCGAATTCAGCGTATGTTTCACCGCAAAATCTTGTAGGGCGATTCCGCCCGTTACTTAAAGGGAGTTGAG
Above is a genomic segment from Pseudomonas azadiae containing:
- a CDS encoding DMT family transporter; the protein is MDVTMGLLAALLWGGTDFLVGLNARAVGVKRAVYFGQALGFLIMTLLLVILPSFLFKSLDAPLSVWLLGIAAALLTVSGALALSKAFALGKAAIVAPLVTSYGVVTTLLSWASGEHISLTQLGCIALCVIGVILSSLHKDNGEPHNNPRLSITYAMLASLLYGTSFWLQGRYTLPALGPITMLWLGYLVGLCVLVVMVLKIKDGLKIPPLKNCTTLTGASLMNLGGFSAFSWGAMTGSVAVVTVISTLSGGIAAILGFVFFKERLSAVQVLGVVLVLVGAVVLHIAH
- a CDS encoding DUF1493 family protein; translation: MNLAPNFPEDPVMQQLLQLLHEEIGLPKHKTIRLQTSINFDLGCDGSEAKQLMEALEQEFALDLGDFDTYRYFNPPVFDVFLKRRAKGRGEKVPLTIGMLYLAIKTHSWDTQTLENLS
- a CDS encoding DUF1493 family protein — translated: MIEYLQWIIFIVLNFALDNKVKSQNVRKYLGLSTLAGGLICAIWLPYWINEIKLPSLPIGAILIGSGLYFDRNRHNRVRSTHPLLIAPTLNLAPYFPDDPVMLHLLQLLHENVGLPKHSTVTLNTSINHDLGCSSVEAKQLITALRQDLGMKLGDYQNGRYFKRPGFDAYLHYVDRGSEGKTPLTIGMLYQAIKAKRWDTLALEAKRCQKP
- a CDS encoding YhfG family protein; its protein translation is MKHTLNSERWRIFYKKCDVVIANTDCTMKPAFVLENCAVEEMTFKQKQAYYKQIQRSNYLASLRLAGFDTKPSDVDNALPTRATVLARYLPCELDTSISARPEPQDG